A genomic region of Micromonospora sp. NBRC 110009 contains the following coding sequences:
- a CDS encoding Uma2 family endonuclease — MTAAVFDHDGPWTEEEYLALGETQQRVELFDWSLYVTPGPTPLHQNISGELRAALRKPVREAGLRVLEAVNVRLRPGRIPIPDLVITNDIDLQVLVIDASDVHLVCEIISPSNAATDKVLKMHYYAAAGIEWYLLIEQETLTMYLYQRQGGHYVERSVTKAGEVLELTEPVRAGIRPEDLLG; from the coding sequence ATGACCGCGGCGGTGTTCGACCACGACGGCCCGTGGACCGAAGAGGAGTACCTCGCCCTCGGCGAGACGCAGCAACGCGTCGAACTCTTCGACTGGAGCCTCTACGTGACCCCTGGACCGACGCCGCTGCACCAGAACATTTCCGGCGAGCTACGCGCCGCGCTCCGTAAGCCGGTGCGTGAGGCCGGCCTGCGGGTGCTCGAAGCGGTGAACGTCCGCCTGCGGCCAGGCCGGATCCCGATTCCCGATCTGGTCATCACCAACGACATCGATCTTCAGGTGCTCGTCATCGACGCCAGCGATGTCCATCTGGTTTGTGAGATCATCTCGCCGAGCAACGCGGCCACCGACAAGGTGCTCAAGATGCACTACTACGCCGCCGCCGGCATCGAGTGGTACCTCCTGATCGAGCAGGAGACCCTGACCATGTACCTCTATCAGCGGCAGGGTGGGCACTATGTCGAGCGGTCCGTCACGAAGGCGGGCGAGGTGCTGGAGCTGACCGAGCCCGTTCGGGCCGGCATCCGGCCGGAAGACCTGCTCGGCTGA
- a CDS encoding ABC transporter ATP-binding protein: MGRSESAPSGEPDRPAVPEQRSGEGPYLRVKDLRVRFDTEDGVVRAVDGVSFSVERGRTLGIVGESGSGKSVTSLAILGLHNTKRATISGEISVGGRQLVGLPEEEVRRLRGRDMAMIFQDPLSALHPYYTVGRQIAEAYRVHHPRAGKREARSRAVDMLGRVGIPQPAKRYDQYPHEFSGGMRQRAMIAMALVNDPDLLIADEPTTALDVTVQAQILDLLADLQEEFHSAIILITHDLGVVSQVADDVLVMYGGRAVEQGSVEQVLRRPQHPYTWGLLSSVPSLHGDADADLVPIAGNPPSLINLPAGCAFHPRCRYADRNGDRSRTEVPELRSAGEAGHLVACHLPAEDRTRLYQQDIAQVGVAR; encoded by the coding sequence GTGGGCAGGTCGGAGTCGGCGCCGTCCGGGGAACCGGACCGCCCAGCGGTGCCGGAGCAACGCTCCGGCGAGGGTCCCTATCTGCGGGTGAAGGACCTGCGGGTCCGGTTCGACACGGAGGACGGCGTGGTCCGCGCCGTCGACGGGGTGTCCTTCTCGGTCGAGCGCGGTCGCACCCTCGGCATCGTGGGGGAGTCCGGCTCGGGCAAGAGCGTCACCTCGCTGGCGATCCTGGGCCTGCACAACACCAAGCGCGCCACCATCAGCGGGGAGATCTCCGTCGGCGGCCGGCAGCTGGTCGGCCTGCCCGAGGAGGAGGTACGCCGGCTGCGCGGCCGCGACATGGCGATGATCTTCCAGGACCCGCTGTCGGCGCTGCACCCGTACTACACCGTGGGGCGGCAGATCGCCGAGGCGTACCGGGTGCACCACCCGAGGGCCGGCAAGCGGGAGGCCCGTAGCCGGGCCGTCGACATGCTCGGCCGGGTGGGCATCCCGCAGCCGGCCAAGCGGTACGACCAGTACCCGCACGAGTTCTCCGGCGGCATGCGGCAGCGCGCGATGATCGCGATGGCCCTGGTCAACGACCCGGACCTGCTGATCGCCGACGAGCCGACCACGGCGCTGGACGTGACGGTGCAGGCGCAGATCCTCGACCTCCTCGCCGACCTGCAGGAGGAGTTCCACTCGGCGATCATCCTGATCACCCACGATCTCGGCGTGGTGTCGCAGGTCGCCGACGACGTGCTGGTGATGTACGGGGGACGGGCGGTCGAGCAGGGCAGCGTCGAGCAGGTGCTGCGCCGGCCGCAGCATCCGTACACCTGGGGGTTGTTGTCGAGCGTGCCGTCCCTGCACGGTGACGCCGACGCGGACCTGGTGCCCATCGCGGGCAACCCGCCCTCGCTGATCAACCTGCCCGCCGGGTGCGCCTTCCACCCGCGCTGCCGCTACGCCGACCGCAACGGGGACCGGTCGCGGACCGAGGTGCCGGAGCTGCGCTCGGCCGGGGAGGCGGGCCACCTGGTCGCCTGCCACCTCCCGGCCGAGGACCGCACCCGGCTCTACCAGCAGGACATCGCCCAGGTGGGGGTGGCTCGATGA
- a CDS encoding ABC transporter ATP-binding protein, translated as MTEPLLKVRGLTKHFPVREGFRAGGAVRAVDGLDFDVRPGETLGLVGESGCGKTTTGRMLVRLLEPTSGTIEFAGQDITHARRRALRPLRQDLQIIFQDPYASLNPRHTVGRIVAMPLQVNGINPPGGTKKRVQELLELVGLNPEHYNRYPHEFSGGQRQRIGIARALALRPKLIVADEPVSALDVSIQAQVINLLRDLQRDLDLAFVFIAHDLAVVRHFCHRVAVMYLGKIVEIGDRDEIYERPQHPYTRALLSAIPDVTALGPAGRIRLTGDVPTPLNPPSGCRFRTRCWKAQDRCATEEPALVTRDGGRQLTACHFPEQGSISRESEPTAEEVAK; from the coding sequence ATGACCGAACCGCTGCTGAAGGTACGCGGGCTGACCAAGCACTTCCCGGTCCGCGAGGGGTTCCGCGCCGGCGGGGCCGTGCGCGCGGTCGACGGGCTCGACTTCGACGTCCGCCCGGGCGAGACGCTGGGCCTGGTCGGGGAGTCCGGCTGCGGCAAGACCACCACCGGCCGGATGCTGGTCCGGCTGCTGGAACCCACCTCCGGCACCATCGAGTTCGCGGGACAGGACATCACCCACGCCCGGCGGCGGGCGCTGCGGCCGCTGCGGCAGGACCTCCAGATCATCTTCCAGGACCCGTACGCGTCGTTGAACCCCCGCCACACGGTGGGCCGGATCGTGGCCATGCCGTTGCAGGTCAACGGCATCAACCCGCCCGGCGGCACCAAGAAGCGGGTGCAGGAGCTGCTGGAGCTCGTCGGCCTGAACCCGGAGCACTACAACCGCTACCCGCACGAGTTCTCCGGCGGCCAGCGGCAGCGCATCGGCATCGCCCGCGCGCTCGCCCTGCGGCCCAAGCTGATCGTGGCCGACGAGCCGGTCAGCGCGCTCGACGTCTCCATCCAGGCCCAGGTCATCAACCTGCTGCGCGACCTGCAACGCGACCTCGACCTGGCCTTCGTCTTCATCGCCCACGACCTGGCCGTGGTCCGGCACTTCTGCCACCGGGTCGCCGTCATGTACCTCGGGAAGATCGTCGAGATCGGCGACCGCGACGAGATCTACGAGCGCCCGCAGCACCCGTACACCCGGGCGCTGCTGTCGGCGATCCCGGACGTGACCGCGCTCGGACCGGCCGGGCGGATCCGGCTCACCGGAGACGTGCCGACCCCGCTCAACCCGCCGTCGGGCTGCCGGTTCCGGACCCGCTGCTGGAAGGCGCAGGACCGGTGCGCGACGGAGGAACCGGCGCTGGTCACCCGGGACGGTGGCCGGCAGCTCACCGCCTGCCACTTCCCGGAGCAGGGGTCGATCAGCCGGGAGTCGGAACCGACCGCCGAGGAGGTGGCGAAGTGA
- a CDS encoding ABC transporter permease has product MSLSPVEGVALAEIESTGDGPEEKRLVGRSPGQLVWARLRRDRTALVSGVVLVLFVLAAVAAPLLQRLYGMSPSQQFGDLLDSTGMPLGYVGGVSGDHWFGLEPGLGRDIFIRMIYGIRTSLLIALGAALVTTTIGVVLGIVAGYLGGVVDAVIGWFTDVALAMPFLVFALAVVPTFSLRFYGPRDAIPTWFAVTTLVVVFAAFGWTGTARLVRGQVVSLREREFVEAARASGAGLGHMLFRQLLPNIWAPILVAFSLAVPSYVTGEAALSFLGVGLPESVPSFGRMIYRSIDYLQTDPAYVFFPGITIFALVLAFNLFGDALRDALDPKSSR; this is encoded by the coding sequence GTGAGCCTGTCCCCGGTCGAGGGCGTGGCGCTGGCCGAGATCGAGTCCACCGGTGACGGCCCCGAGGAGAAGCGGCTCGTCGGGCGTTCCCCGGGCCAACTGGTCTGGGCCCGGTTGCGCCGCGACCGCACGGCCCTCGTCAGCGGCGTCGTGCTGGTCCTGTTCGTCCTGGCGGCGGTGGCGGCGCCGCTGCTCCAGCGGCTCTACGGGATGTCGCCGAGCCAGCAGTTCGGGGACCTGCTGGACTCCACCGGCATGCCCCTCGGCTACGTCGGCGGGGTCAGCGGCGATCACTGGTTCGGCCTCGAACCCGGTCTGGGTCGGGACATCTTCATCCGGATGATCTACGGCATCCGCACCTCGCTGTTGATCGCGCTCGGGGCGGCCCTGGTGACCACGACGATCGGTGTGGTGCTCGGGATCGTCGCCGGCTATCTGGGTGGCGTGGTCGACGCGGTGATCGGGTGGTTCACCGACGTCGCCCTGGCCATGCCGTTCCTGGTCTTCGCGCTGGCCGTGGTGCCGACCTTCTCGCTGCGGTTCTACGGCCCCCGCGACGCGATCCCGACCTGGTTCGCGGTCACCACGCTGGTCGTGGTCTTCGCGGCGTTCGGCTGGACCGGGACCGCCCGGCTGGTCCGGGGACAGGTGGTGTCGCTGCGCGAGCGGGAGTTCGTGGAGGCGGCCCGGGCCAGCGGGGCGGGGCTGGGACACATGCTGTTCCGGCAACTGCTGCCGAACATCTGGGCCCCGATCCTGGTCGCGTTTTCGCTCGCCGTGCCGTCGTACGTGACGGGCGAGGCGGCGCTCTCCTTCCTCGGCGTCGGGCTGCCCGAATCGGTGCCGAGCTTCGGCCGGATGATCTACCGCAGCATCGACTACCTGCAGACCGACCCGGCGTACGTCTTCTTCCCCGGCATCACCATCTTCGCGCTGGTGCTGGCGTTCAACCTCTTCGGCGACGCGCTGCGCGACGCGCTCGACCCGAAGTCGTCACGGTAA
- a CDS encoding ABC transporter permease gives MARFLLKRLLLAVSVLLAVSVVSFLMFFALPRDPVTGMCPKNCNAERLERVRTELGLNDPKPQQYVNYMKGIFVGRDLGSAQGGKCEAPCLGYSYVNSEAVSDTFARVLPVTLNVVLPAAVLWLAIGVGLGMISALRRGSLLDRISIGLTLTFASLQLYFVGAVLLLIFVYSLKILPTPRYTPIFDNPVEWARGLVLAWVTLALLFSAIYARLSRAQMLETLSEDFVRTARAKGMSKRKVYGRHALRAAITPIVTIAGLDVGAALGGTVITETTFGIQGLGRTAVEAVRQGDLPTIMATVLISALFVVIANIVVDLLYAFIDPRVRLG, from the coding sequence ATGGCGCGGTTCCTGCTGAAGCGGCTGCTGCTGGCGGTCTCGGTGCTGCTCGCGGTCAGCGTCGTCAGCTTCCTGATGTTCTTCGCGCTGCCCCGCGACCCGGTGACCGGCATGTGCCCGAAGAACTGCAACGCCGAACGCCTGGAGCGGGTGCGTACCGAACTGGGGCTGAACGACCCGAAGCCGCAGCAGTACGTCAACTACATGAAGGGCATCTTCGTCGGCCGCGACCTGGGCAGCGCGCAGGGCGGCAAGTGCGAGGCGCCCTGCCTCGGCTACTCCTACGTCAACAGCGAGGCGGTCAGCGACACCTTCGCCCGGGTGCTGCCCGTGACGTTGAACGTGGTCCTTCCGGCGGCGGTGCTGTGGCTCGCCATCGGGGTGGGGCTCGGCATGATCTCGGCACTACGGAGAGGTTCGCTGCTCGACCGGATCTCGATCGGGCTCACGCTGACCTTCGCCTCGTTGCAGCTCTACTTCGTCGGGGCCGTGCTCCTGCTGATCTTCGTCTACTCGCTGAAGATCCTGCCGACACCGCGCTACACGCCGATCTTCGACAATCCGGTGGAGTGGGCCCGGGGGCTGGTGCTCGCCTGGGTGACCCTGGCGCTGCTCTTCTCCGCGATCTACGCGCGGCTGTCCCGGGCGCAGATGCTCGAGACGCTCTCCGAGGACTTCGTACGCACGGCCCGCGCCAAGGGCATGTCGAAGCGGAAGGTCTACGGGCGGCACGCGCTGCGGGCGGCGATCACGCCCATCGTCACGATCGCCGGTCTCGACGTGGGCGCGGCGCTCGGCGGCACGGTCATCACCGAGACCACCTTCGGCATCCAGGGGCTGGGGCGGACGGCCGTGGAGGCGGTCCGCCAGGGGGACCTGCCGACCATCATGGCCACCGTGTTGATCTCGGCGCTCTTCGTGGTCATCGCGAACATCGTGGTCGACCTGCTCTACGCGTTCATCGACCCGCGGGTACGCCTCGGCTGA
- a CDS encoding ABC transporter substrate-binding protein translates to MRARLATAMGGAMALVVALSACSKNTGDNANDVDTNKPRTGAIATDPKDSLGPAAEVPGAAKGGTFYILRENKISHLDPQRVYSFAGLMGSQLYARFLTTFKDDGKGNVTLVGDLAETPGTNVNNDCKVWEFKIKQGVKFEDGRPITSKEIAYGIARSFDPDLTGGPTYLQEWLVDSPQYDTKWNFKANKNSLPPGLSTPDAQTLRFEFNKPRCDLPFAVSLPATAPLPPDKDTGVNLDNQPFSSGPYKFTKITPGVEMVLERNANWDPATDPVRHAYPDKFVWSLGADNTTQTNRVLAGTGNDAAAVATGGVPSELIAKVTGDAKLKERMIVAATPNAYRLSINTSRVTDLPVRQAINYAIDRSSITKNLGGPYGAVPLTTLLPPTTLGYKKFDAYPAGESGNPEKAKELLAGKSVNLVLGTSDDTPSQETATQVKNALEKAGFTVTIKPIPEDGYLDFVKKKSNPWDIWVDSWAADWPSGASILPVLFDGRNIKAEGNSNTSQLNSDAINAEFDRVLAEDPSKQADEWSKLDERLMKESAPAVPLYNEVVSVAHGDKAGGLFIGSIFGWPSFVNAYVKQ, encoded by the coding sequence ATGCGAGCAAGACTCGCCACCGCCATGGGCGGTGCGATGGCACTGGTGGTAGCCCTCAGTGCATGCAGCAAGAACACCGGCGACAACGCCAACGACGTGGACACCAACAAGCCGCGCACGGGCGCCATCGCGACCGACCCGAAGGACTCGCTCGGCCCGGCGGCCGAGGTGCCCGGCGCGGCAAAGGGCGGGACCTTCTACATCCTGCGGGAGAACAAGATCTCCCACCTGGACCCGCAGCGGGTCTACTCGTTCGCCGGCCTGATGGGGAGCCAGCTCTACGCCCGCTTCCTCACCACGTTCAAGGACGACGGCAAGGGCAACGTGACCCTGGTCGGCGACCTGGCCGAGACCCCCGGCACGAACGTCAACAACGACTGCAAGGTCTGGGAATTCAAGATCAAGCAGGGCGTCAAGTTCGAGGACGGCCGGCCGATCACCTCCAAGGAGATCGCGTACGGCATCGCCCGCTCGTTCGACCCCGACCTGACCGGTGGCCCGACCTACCTGCAGGAGTGGCTGGTCGACAGCCCGCAGTACGACACCAAGTGGAACTTCAAGGCCAACAAGAACTCGCTGCCGCCGGGCCTGAGCACCCCGGACGCGCAGACGCTGCGCTTCGAGTTCAACAAGCCGCGCTGTGACCTGCCGTTCGCCGTGTCGCTGCCGGCCACCGCGCCGCTGCCGCCGGACAAGGACACCGGCGTCAACCTGGACAACCAGCCGTTCTCGTCCGGCCCCTACAAGTTCACCAAGATCACGCCCGGCGTGGAGATGGTGCTGGAGCGGAACGCGAACTGGGACCCGGCGACCGACCCGGTGCGGCACGCGTACCCGGACAAGTTCGTCTGGTCGCTGGGAGCGGACAACACCACCCAGACCAACCGGGTGCTCGCCGGCACCGGCAACGACGCCGCGGCGGTGGCCACCGGCGGTGTGCCGTCCGAGCTGATCGCGAAGGTCACCGGCGACGCCAAGCTCAAGGAGCGGATGATCGTCGCGGCCACGCCGAACGCGTACCGGCTGAGCATCAACACCAGCCGGGTCACCGACCTGCCCGTGCGGCAGGCGATCAACTACGCGATCGACCGCAGCAGCATCACCAAGAACCTCGGCGGCCCGTACGGCGCGGTCCCGCTGACCACGCTGCTGCCGCCCACCACGCTCGGCTACAAGAAGTTCGACGCCTACCCGGCCGGCGAGAGCGGCAACCCGGAGAAGGCGAAGGAACTGCTCGCCGGCAAGTCGGTGAATCTGGTGCTGGGCACCTCCGACGACACCCCGTCGCAGGAGACCGCGACGCAGGTCAAGAACGCCCTGGAGAAGGCCGGCTTCACCGTCACGATCAAGCCCATCCCCGAGGACGGCTACCTCGACTTCGTGAAGAAGAAGAGCAACCCGTGGGACATCTGGGTCGACTCGTGGGCGGCCGACTGGCCCAGCGGTGCCTCGATCCTGCCGGTGCTCTTCGACGGCCGGAACATCAAGGCCGAGGGCAACAGCAACACGTCCCAGCTCAACAGCGACGCCATCAACGCCGAGTTCGACCGGGTCCTCGCTGAGGACCCGTCGAAGCAGGCCGACGAGTGGAGCAAGCTGGACGAGCGGCTCATGAAGGAGTCGGCGCCGGCGGTGCCGCTGTACAACGAGGTGGTCTCCGTCGCCCACGGCGACAAGGCCGGCGGCCTCTTCATCGGCAGCATCTTCGGCTGGCCCAGCTTCGTGAACGCCTACGTGAAGCAGTGA
- a CDS encoding prolyl oligopeptidase family serine peptidase: MDFPELAARTRRFSHGAPRAVSVADDGCRVIFLRSSGPEDPADALWLLDVASGEERLVADPAVLLGSDADPTALSPGERALRERLRLAAAGIGSYALDAAGRVAAFALAGRLFRADLVHGDVIEVTAVGPVIDPRPDPTGERLAYVTDAAEGVRRGQLRVVEPDGTDNLLAGEDSGVSWGLAEHIAAEEFGRFRGYWWAPDGRSVLAARVDESRLPQWHLHDPADPASLPTTVAYPVAGGPNAEVSLHLLDLDGGWVDVHWDRETYPYLTSVDWADGGPLITVLRRSQQHGLVLAVDPRTGETQVHAELADPRWVEPIPGTPAHLPDGRVLVGGELAHDGYDARCLFADGTLLTPPSLYVRRVVGRLPAGPNAPADLLVEASEGEPSQRHLYRVRTVIGGGVDARRMGSDPGWHTAAIGGATLVVGLASLEQPGTHWRVWHDDREVGELRSLAATPPYAPRPTMVRVTDRRLPSAVLYPLEHVKGTKLPVLLDVYGGPGHQEVVAARSAWLERQWWAEQGFAVVTIDNRGTPGIAPSFEKAIHRRMADVILSDQVDALTALAGKHPDLDLERVAVRGWSFGGWLAGLAVLRHPELFRCAVVGAPVTDWTLYDTAYTERYLGMPDDGMDVYAHHSLVELAAEPVGDPAQARPMLLVHGLVDDNVLAAHTLRLSAALLAAGRPHAVLPLTGATHMAAGGVAERLLRLELDFLRRHL, translated from the coding sequence GTGGACTTTCCCGAGCTGGCCGCCCGTACCCGTCGGTTCAGCCACGGGGCGCCGCGCGCCGTCTCCGTCGCGGACGACGGCTGCCGGGTGATCTTCCTGCGCTCCTCCGGACCGGAGGACCCGGCCGACGCGCTCTGGCTGCTCGACGTCGCCTCCGGCGAGGAGCGGCTGGTCGCCGATCCGGCGGTGCTGCTCGGCTCGGACGCTGATCCCACCGCGCTCTCCCCCGGCGAGCGGGCGCTGCGCGAGCGGCTGCGACTCGCCGCCGCCGGCATCGGCTCGTACGCCCTGGACGCCGCCGGCCGGGTGGCGGCGTTCGCCCTGGCCGGTCGGCTGTTCCGGGCCGACCTGGTGCACGGCGACGTGATCGAGGTGACCGCCGTCGGCCCGGTGATCGACCCCCGTCCCGACCCGACCGGCGAGCGGCTGGCCTACGTCACCGACGCCGCCGAGGGGGTCCGCCGGGGCCAGTTGCGGGTGGTCGAGCCGGACGGCACGGACAACCTCCTCGCCGGTGAGGACAGCGGCGTGAGCTGGGGGCTGGCCGAGCACATCGCGGCGGAGGAGTTCGGCCGGTTCCGCGGCTACTGGTGGGCCCCGGACGGGCGCTCGGTGCTGGCCGCCCGGGTGGACGAGTCCCGGCTGCCGCAGTGGCACCTGCACGATCCGGCCGACCCGGCGAGCCTGCCGACGACCGTCGCGTACCCCGTGGCGGGCGGGCCGAACGCCGAGGTCAGCCTGCACCTGCTCGACCTCGACGGCGGTTGGGTGGACGTGCACTGGGACCGGGAGACCTACCCGTACCTGACGTCGGTGGACTGGGCGGACGGCGGGCCGCTGATCACCGTGCTGCGCCGGTCGCAGCAGCACGGCCTGGTGCTCGCGGTGGACCCGCGGACCGGGGAGACCCAGGTGCACGCCGAGCTGGCCGACCCGCGTTGGGTGGAACCGATCCCCGGCACCCCGGCGCACCTGCCCGACGGCCGGGTGCTGGTCGGCGGCGAGCTGGCCCACGACGGGTACGACGCCCGCTGCCTGTTCGCCGACGGCACCCTGCTCACCCCGCCGTCGCTCTACGTACGCCGGGTGGTGGGGCGGCTGCCCGCCGGGCCGAACGCCCCGGCGGACCTGCTGGTCGAGGCGAGCGAGGGCGAGCCGAGCCAGCGCCACCTCTACCGGGTCCGGACGGTGATCGGCGGCGGGGTGGACGCCCGCCGGATGGGCAGCGACCCGGGCTGGCACACCGCGGCGATCGGCGGCGCCACGCTGGTGGTCGGCCTCGCCTCCCTGGAGCAACCGGGCACCCACTGGCGGGTGTGGCACGACGACCGTGAGGTGGGCGAGCTGCGCTCGCTGGCCGCGACCCCGCCGTACGCGCCGCGGCCGACCATGGTCCGGGTGACCGACCGGCGGCTGCCGAGCGCGGTGCTCTACCCGCTGGAGCACGTCAAGGGCACGAAGCTGCCGGTGCTGCTGGACGTCTACGGCGGGCCGGGGCACCAGGAGGTGGTCGCCGCCCGGTCGGCCTGGCTGGAACGGCAGTGGTGGGCCGAGCAGGGCTTCGCGGTGGTGACGATCGACAACCGGGGCACCCCGGGCATCGCCCCGTCGTTCGAGAAGGCGATCCACCGGCGGATGGCCGACGTGATCCTCTCCGACCAGGTGGACGCGCTGACCGCGCTCGCCGGCAAGCACCCGGACCTGGACCTGGAGCGGGTGGCGGTGCGCGGCTGGTCGTTCGGCGGCTGGCTGGCCGGGCTGGCGGTGCTGCGCCACCCGGAGCTGTTCCGCTGCGCGGTGGTCGGCGCCCCGGTCACCGACTGGACGCTGTACGACACCGCGTACACCGAGCGCTACCTGGGTATGCCGGACGACGGGATGGACGTGTACGCCCACCACTCGCTGGTGGAGCTGGCCGCCGAGCCGGTCGGCGACCCGGCCCAGGCCCGGCCGATGCTGCTGGTGCACGGCCTGGTCGACGACAACGTGCTGGCCGCGCACACGCTGCGCCTCTCGGCGGCGCTGCTGGCCGCCGGCCGGCCGCACGCCGTGCTGCCGCTGACCGGGGCCACCCACATGGCCGCCGGTGGTGTGGCCGAGCGCCTGCTCCGCCTGGAGCTCGACTTCCTCCGCCGGCACCTGTAA
- the mshB gene encoding N-acetyl-1-D-myo-inositol-2-amino-2-deoxy-alpha-D-glucopyranoside deacetylase — translation MTGVTTLPDRRLLLVHAHPDDESIGTGSTMAHYAATGAHVTLVTCTLGEEGEIHVPELAQLAAAEADQLGGYRIGELAAACAALGVTDHRFLGGAGRYRDSGMMGLATNEHPRAFWQADLEEAAGHLVAIMQEVRPQVMITYDANGFYGHPDHIQAHRVAMRAVELAAAEGIAPAKVYWTAMPRSVLAAGLDAFTESSDNPFAGIESADELPFGTPDPEIAARIDATEQHAAKEAAMRAHATQIPATSWLYSIAGNFGAEFMGVEYFTLALGAKGPGNGPYGWEDDLFAGLALDGADRAPVAAAGLR, via the coding sequence GTGACGGGCGTGACGACGCTGCCCGATCGACGCCTTCTGCTGGTTCACGCGCACCCCGACGACGAGTCCATCGGCACCGGCTCGACGATGGCCCACTACGCCGCCACCGGCGCCCACGTCACCCTCGTGACCTGCACGCTGGGCGAGGAGGGCGAGATCCACGTACCGGAGCTGGCCCAGCTCGCCGCGGCCGAGGCCGACCAGCTCGGCGGCTACCGGATCGGTGAGCTGGCCGCCGCCTGCGCCGCGCTCGGCGTCACCGACCACCGCTTCCTCGGCGGCGCGGGCCGCTACCGCGACTCCGGCATGATGGGCCTCGCCACCAACGAGCATCCCCGCGCCTTCTGGCAGGCCGACCTCGAGGAGGCCGCCGGTCACCTGGTGGCGATCATGCAGGAGGTACGCCCCCAGGTCATGATCACCTACGACGCCAACGGCTTCTACGGCCACCCGGACCACATCCAGGCCCACCGGGTGGCGATGCGCGCCGTGGAGCTGGCCGCCGCCGAGGGGATCGCCCCGGCGAAGGTCTACTGGACGGCCATGCCGCGCAGCGTGCTGGCGGCCGGCCTGGACGCCTTCACCGAGTCCTCGGACAACCCGTTCGCCGGCATCGAGAGCGCCGACGAGCTGCCCTTCGGCACGCCCGACCCGGAGATCGCCGCCCGGATCGACGCCACCGAGCAGCACGCCGCCAAGGAGGCGGCGATGCGGGCGCACGCCACCCAGATCCCGGCCACCTCCTGGCTCTACTCGATCGCCGGCAACTTCGGTGCCGAGTTCATGGGCGTGGAGTACTTCACCCTGGCGCTCGGCGCGAAGGGACCGGGCAACGGCCCGTACGGCTGGGAGGACGACCTCTTCGCCGGGTTGGCGCTGGACGGCGCGGACCGGGCCCCGGTCGCGGCGGCCGGCCTCCGGTGA
- a CDS encoding GNAT family N-acetyltransferase, translated as MLRQQDVGHRIVVRRIVGIREGRPLFTDALGELVELSESHITLATDTGRLQVPVGEVHRAKRVPPARRPTAAAVVALELAADEAWPAPVRERLGDWLLRSADGWTGRANSALPVGDPDRPLPAALDAVQRWYADHGRPALVNTPLPLAAPVGAELDARGWDARPPVLVQTVPLAALPAGRADLPPVELTATPSEDWLATAEARKGGLPDVARHVLTAVDRVRFAHVYADGRLLAAGRGTVTGGGRWLGLTSIEVLPEARRQGLAGRVIRSLVDWGVAEGATHAFLQVEQRNTPAVTLYRGLGFTTHHTYLTRVAPA; from the coding sequence GTGCTCCGACAGCAGGATGTGGGACACCGGATCGTGGTCCGCCGGATTGTGGGTATTCGCGAAGGCCGGCCGCTGTTCACCGACGCTCTGGGCGAGCTCGTCGAACTGAGCGAGAGCCACATCACTCTCGCCACCGACACGGGCCGGCTCCAGGTTCCGGTCGGCGAGGTGCACCGCGCCAAGCGCGTACCGCCGGCCCGCCGGCCGACCGCCGCCGCGGTGGTCGCCCTGGAGCTGGCCGCCGACGAGGCGTGGCCCGCCCCGGTGCGCGAACGGCTCGGCGACTGGCTGCTGCGCAGCGCGGACGGCTGGACCGGCCGGGCCAACTCGGCGCTCCCGGTCGGCGACCCCGACCGCCCGCTGCCCGCCGCGCTGGACGCGGTGCAGCGCTGGTACGCCGACCACGGCCGGCCGGCTCTGGTGAACACGCCGCTGCCGCTGGCCGCGCCGGTCGGCGCGGAGCTGGACGCCCGAGGCTGGGACGCCCGGCCGCCGGTGCTGGTCCAGACCGTCCCGCTCGCCGCCCTGCCGGCCGGCCGGGCCGACCTGCCGCCGGTCGAACTGACCGCGACACCGTCGGAGGACTGGCTCGCCACCGCCGAGGCGCGCAAGGGCGGCCTCCCGGACGTCGCCCGGCACGTGCTCACCGCCGTGGACCGGGTCCGCTTCGCGCACGTCTACGCCGACGGCCGGCTGCTCGCCGCCGGCCGGGGCACGGTGACCGGCGGCGGCCGCTGGCTGGGGCTGACCTCCATCGAGGTGCTGCCCGAGGCGCGCCGGCAGGGGCTGGCCGGCCGGGTGATCCGGTCGCTGGTCGACTGGGGGGTGGCGGAGGGTGCCACGCACGCCTTCCTCCAGGTGGAGCAGCGCAACACCCCCGCCGTGACCCTCTACCGGGGGCTCGGCTTCACCACCCACCACACGTACCTGACCCGGGTCGCCCCGGCCTGA
- the fdxA gene encoding ferredoxin: MTYIIAEPCVDVLDKACIEECPVDCIYEGNRMLYIHPDECVDCGACEPVCPVEAIFYEDDVPEQWKDYTGANYEFFEDLGSPGGASKIGKVEKDASFVAAQPPRGEGH, encoded by the coding sequence GTGACCTACATCATCGCCGAGCCGTGCGTGGATGTGCTCGACAAGGCATGCATCGAGGAGTGCCCGGTCGACTGCATCTACGAGGGCAACCGGATGCTCTACATCCACCCCGACGAGTGCGTCGACTGTGGTGCCTGTGAGCCGGTCTGCCCGGTCGAGGCGATCTTCTACGAGGACGACGTGCCGGAGCAGTGGAAGGACTACACCGGGGCGAACTACGAGTTCTTCGAGGACCTGGGTTCGCCGGGCGGCGCCTCCAAGATCGGCAAGGTGGAGAAGGACGCGTCGTTCGTGGCCGCCCAGCCGCCACGCGGAGAGGGCCACTGA